A single region of the Paraburkholderia sp. SOS3 genome encodes:
- a CDS encoding MFS transporter, whose protein sequence is MQTESIEVVTRGDAQAFEARTYAKVTWRIVPFLMFCYLVAYLDRVNVGFAKLQMSSDLHFSDTVYGLGAGIFFIAYFLVEIPSNIILHRVGARLWMARIMITWGVISSGMAFVTTPTAFYVMRFLLGLAEAGFYPGVILYLSYWYPSHRRGKMFAAFAAAVPLSGLIGGPLSGYLLHALTGAMNFAGWQWLFFVEGLPSIVAGIAAIFVLTDGITKAKWLTAEERALLTMNIREDSAHKAEHSVLEVFTNGRVWLLTAIYFCLICGFYTVGFWLPTLISSTGVKDPLQIGLLTAIPYGAAAVTMILVSRSADRRRERRWHLAFTAVLGGVGLIMSAAFGSQPVLAMIGLTLAAMGGLSTLPMFWSLPTAFLGGSAAAAGIALINSWGNLAGFVSPYLIGFIKDATHSANLGLYAMAGALFVGTLLTFIVPGKVVNR, encoded by the coding sequence GTGCAAACCGAGTCGATAGAAGTGGTAACACGCGGCGACGCGCAGGCATTCGAAGCGCGCACCTACGCAAAAGTGACCTGGCGCATCGTGCCGTTCCTGATGTTCTGCTATCTGGTCGCCTATCTCGACCGCGTGAACGTCGGTTTCGCGAAGCTGCAAATGTCGTCGGACCTGCATTTTTCCGACACGGTCTACGGCCTTGGCGCGGGTATCTTTTTTATCGCGTACTTCCTCGTCGAAATTCCCAGCAACATCATTCTTCATCGTGTCGGCGCGCGCCTGTGGATGGCGCGCATCATGATCACCTGGGGCGTGATTTCGTCGGGCATGGCGTTCGTGACGACGCCGACCGCGTTTTACGTCATGCGCTTTCTGCTCGGTCTTGCCGAAGCGGGCTTTTATCCCGGCGTCATTCTGTACCTGTCGTACTGGTATCCGTCGCATCGGCGCGGCAAGATGTTTGCGGCGTTCGCTGCCGCCGTGCCGCTTTCGGGGCTGATCGGCGGTCCGCTGTCGGGTTACCTGCTGCATGCGCTGACCGGCGCGATGAACTTCGCGGGCTGGCAATGGCTGTTCTTTGTCGAAGGCTTGCCGTCGATCGTGGCCGGCATCGCGGCGATTTTCGTGCTGACCGACGGCATCACGAAAGCGAAATGGCTGACCGCTGAAGAACGCGCGCTGCTGACCATGAACATCCGCGAAGATTCGGCGCACAAGGCCGAACATTCGGTGCTCGAAGTGTTCACGAATGGACGCGTGTGGCTGCTCACCGCGATTTATTTTTGCCTGATTTGCGGCTTCTACACGGTTGGTTTCTGGCTGCCTACGTTGATCTCATCGACCGGCGTCAAAGATCCGCTGCAAATCGGTCTGCTGACTGCGATCCCGTATGGCGCCGCCGCCGTGACGATGATCCTCGTCTCGCGCAGCGCTGACCGCCGCCGCGAACGGCGCTGGCACCTTGCATTCACGGCCGTGCTGGGCGGCGTCGGCCTCATCATGTCGGCGGCGTTTGGCTCGCAGCCGGTGCTCGCGATGATCGGCCTCACGCTTGCGGCGATGGGCGGCCTGAGCACGCTGCCGATGTTCTGGAGCCTGCCGACGGCGTTTCTCGGCGGTTCGGCCGCGGCCGCGGGCATTGCGCTGATCAATTCGTGGGGCAATCTGGCGGGCTTCGTGAGCCCGTATCTGATCGGCTTCATCAAGGACGCCACGCATAGCGCCAACCTGGGTTTGTACGCGATGGCAGGGGCGCTCTTCGTCGGCACACTGTTGACGTTCATCGTGCCGGGCAAGGTGGTCAACCGTTAG
- a CDS encoding sugar ABC transporter ATP-binding protein produces MNTEAAATAGTAGAEAPREILRAEHVTKLFGPVRALKDGSLTLRAGEVHALVGVNGAGKSTLSRIISGHLRRSEGLLRYKGQDVDFAMPRDAMRAGISLVLQETSIAPDLSVMENLCLTHFGQRERLDWKALKRKAEAVLEELHQAEHLPLHKRAGDLSMAQRQIIEIGRALQQDSDLIIFDEPTASFSPTEVASLFEVMRLLRSRGKALAFVSHRLEEIFEITDCVTVMRDGRTVAADVATRELTPAALIQLMVGRTIENLYERSSAPPAQARVADAPLLEVSHLASGSMVRDVSFTLHAGEILGLAGLVGAGRSETIEAIFGLRKRDSGTVRLKGEPFTAASPRDAIARGVGLIGEDRRRQGIVPDFSVTENLLLAHLGRDRGIHRNYERHFAEIDRLMTELDMPEHILTAPMLGLSGGQQQKVIFARWLLLNPTVLLLDEPTRGVDIGTRNTIYQIIRRIAARGIGVVVVSSDFDEVLGLSDRVVVLSDGVSVAQATSDLLDAEILATYAAPRSSAQGVHDALADLSAQFGATSYWLQVERGRVFCFDVVAHANAPVGIAAERFPLIGETAIPLALDTQKAGTVIDDGALHSVLFRLVNQSGHSFGYVGVSVPSAATLDPQALRKQMTQNMSRHGVGQLLVAAQGEETAV; encoded by the coding sequence ATGAACACCGAAGCCGCCGCAACTGCCGGCACGGCCGGCGCCGAGGCACCTCGCGAGATTCTGCGCGCTGAGCACGTGACGAAGCTGTTCGGCCCGGTGCGCGCGCTCAAGGACGGCTCGCTCACGCTGCGTGCCGGCGAAGTGCATGCGCTGGTCGGTGTGAACGGCGCGGGCAAATCGACGCTCTCGCGCATTATCAGCGGCCACTTGCGCCGATCGGAAGGGCTGTTGCGCTACAAGGGCCAGGATGTCGACTTCGCGATGCCGCGCGACGCGATGCGCGCAGGCATTTCGCTCGTCTTGCAGGAAACGAGCATCGCGCCCGATCTCTCGGTGATGGAGAACCTGTGTCTTACGCATTTCGGCCAGCGCGAGCGCCTCGACTGGAAGGCGCTCAAGCGCAAGGCCGAAGCGGTGCTCGAAGAACTGCATCAGGCCGAGCATTTGCCGCTGCACAAACGGGCCGGCGATCTGTCCATGGCGCAACGGCAAATTATCGAAATCGGCCGCGCGCTGCAGCAGGACTCGGACCTCATCATCTTCGACGAGCCGACCGCGTCGTTTTCGCCGACCGAAGTCGCGAGCCTGTTCGAGGTCATGCGCTTGCTGCGCTCGCGCGGCAAGGCGCTCGCGTTCGTTTCGCATCGGCTCGAAGAAATCTTCGAGATTACCGATTGCGTGACGGTGATGCGCGACGGCCGCACCGTCGCCGCCGACGTTGCGACGCGCGAACTCACGCCCGCGGCGCTGATCCAGCTGATGGTCGGCCGCACTATCGAAAACCTCTACGAGCGCAGCAGCGCGCCGCCCGCGCAGGCACGCGTCGCCGATGCGCCGTTGCTCGAGGTGAGCCATCTCGCGTCGGGTTCGATGGTGCGCGACGTGTCGTTCACGCTGCATGCGGGCGAGATTCTCGGACTCGCGGGTCTAGTCGGCGCGGGCCGCTCGGAGACGATTGAAGCGATCTTCGGGCTGCGCAAGCGCGATAGCGGCACGGTCCGGTTGAAAGGCGAGCCATTTACGGCTGCGTCGCCGCGCGATGCGATTGCGCGCGGCGTCGGCCTGATCGGCGAAGACCGCCGGCGCCAGGGCATCGTGCCGGATTTCTCGGTGACCGAGAATCTGCTGCTCGCGCATCTGGGCCGCGACCGCGGCATTCATCGAAACTACGAACGGCACTTCGCCGAGATCGACCGTCTGATGACCGAGCTCGACATGCCCGAGCATATCCTGACCGCGCCGATGCTCGGCTTGAGCGGCGGGCAGCAGCAGAAGGTCATTTTCGCACGCTGGCTGTTGCTGAATCCGACTGTGCTGCTGCTCGACGAACCGACGCGCGGCGTCGACATCGGCACGCGCAATACGATCTACCAGATCATCCGCAGGATTGCGGCGCGCGGCATCGGCGTGGTGGTCGTGTCGTCGGATTTCGACGAGGTGCTCGGCTTGTCGGATCGCGTCGTCGTGCTCAGCGACGGCGTATCGGTCGCGCAGGCGACCAGCGATCTGCTCGACGCCGAGATACTTGCGACTTATGCGGCGCCGCGCTCGTCCGCGCAGGGCGTGCACGATGCGCTTGCCGATCTGTCCGCGCAATTCGGTGCGACGAGCTACTGGCTGCAGGTCGAGCGCGGCCGCGTGTTCTGCTTCGACGTCGTAGCGCACGCGAATGCGCCGGTCGGCATCGCGGCGGAACGCTTTCCGCTGATCGGCGAAACGGCGATACCGCTGGCGCTCGATACGCAAAAGGCGGGTACGGTGATCGACGACGGCGCACTGCATTCGGTGCTGTTTCGGCTCGTGAACCAGAGCGGCCACTCGTTCGGATATGTCGGCGTGAGTGTGCCGTCTGCGGCGACGCTCGATCCGCAAGCGCTGCGTAAGCAGATGACGCAGAACATGAGCCGTCACGGCGTGGGGCAGCTTCTCGTCGCGGCGCAAGGGGAGGAGACAGCGGTATGA
- a CDS encoding ABC transporter permease: protein MSSNDLNAHGASRSGAGHDMQTPGAQSDADGGAVAAAATPAAPVVRRRHAGFVHRFALEIRMLVVLVVLSIALSLISSHFFSLGNLFNLMDQSVVTGIAAIGQTFVILVAGIDLSVGALTGVAGIVLGLALTSAGLPVPVAIGAAIVFGGLMGLVNGLLVTFGRIAPFIVTLGMMSVARSLAYVISDGNSISSLPQGLSYIGSADVFGIPANFLFVVLLFALAWYYLTFTKGGRTIYAIGSNIEAARASGLKVTYYTTLAYVLSGALSALAAVMLASRLLSIDPIAGNGLELDSIAAVVIGGASLFGGRGSMIGTFFGVLIMGLIRNGLNLLNVGPYWQGSAIGAIIIIAVLAERIVTTRINRRGQ from the coding sequence ATGAGCAGCAACGATCTTAACGCACACGGCGCCAGTCGCAGCGGCGCCGGCCATGACATGCAAACTCCGGGCGCGCAAAGCGACGCCGACGGCGGCGCGGTTGCGGCCGCAGCGACGCCGGCCGCGCCCGTCGTGCGCCGTCGCCATGCGGGATTCGTCCATCGCTTCGCGCTCGAAATTCGCATGCTCGTCGTGCTGGTCGTGCTGTCGATTGCGCTTTCGCTGATCTCGTCGCACTTCTTCTCGCTCGGCAACCTGTTCAACCTGATGGACCAGTCGGTCGTGACCGGCATCGCGGCGATCGGCCAGACGTTCGTGATTCTGGTGGCCGGCATCGATCTGTCGGTCGGCGCGTTGACGGGCGTAGCCGGCATCGTGCTCGGCCTCGCGCTGACATCGGCCGGTTTGCCGGTGCCGGTTGCAATCGGCGCGGCGATCGTGTTCGGCGGCTTGATGGGGCTCGTCAACGGTTTGCTCGTCACGTTTGGCCGCATCGCGCCGTTTATCGTCACGCTCGGCATGATGTCGGTCGCGCGCTCGCTCGCGTACGTGATCAGCGACGGCAATTCGATTTCGTCGCTGCCGCAAGGGCTTTCCTATATCGGCTCGGCCGACGTGTTCGGGATACCCGCGAACTTTCTGTTCGTCGTGCTGCTGTTCGCGCTCGCCTGGTACTACCTGACCTTTACCAAAGGCGGTCGCACGATCTATGCGATCGGCTCGAATATCGAAGCGGCGCGCGCATCGGGTCTCAAGGTGACGTATTACACGACGCTCGCCTATGTGCTGTCCGGAGCGCTGTCGGCGCTCGCCGCGGTGATGCTCGCATCGCGGCTGCTGTCGATCGACCCGATCGCCGGCAACGGGCTCGAGCTCGATTCCATCGCGGCTGTCGTGATCGGCGGTGCGAGTCTCTTCGGCGGACGCGGGTCGATGATCGGCACGTTTTTCGGCGTGCTGATCATGGGCCTGATCCGCAACGGTCTGAACCTGCTGAACGTGGGACCTTACTGGCAGGGCAGTGCGATCGGCGCCATCATCATCATCGCCGTGCTTGCCGAACGCATCGTGACCACGCGCATCAACCGGCGCGGTCAATGA